The following proteins come from a genomic window of Flavobacteriaceae bacterium MAR_2010_188:
- a CDS encoding Glycosidase, with translation MKMRVKLFILSIALIFVSCKSKPTTEPQEHRMVKNYSEKKQVVYQVFTRLFGNTNTTNKPWGTIEENGVGKFNDFTDKALQEIKDLGVTYIWYTGVPHHALIRDYSQYGISHDDPDVVKGRAGSPYAVKDYYNVNPDLAENPANRLEEFKSLIERSHQNGLKVIIDIVPNHVARNYDGITNPKGIVDFGAKDDTTVTYKPNNNFYYNPGQPFNVPYSKNGYKPLGGEKHPMVDGKFIEVPAKWTGNGSRLSRPDFNDWYETVKINYGVSIEGKKDFAELPSDFRVKDYKEHFNFWKGKKIPDSWIKFKDIAFYWLDFGVDGFRYDMAEMVPVEFWSYLNSSIKMKNPEAFLLAEVYNPGLYRDYIKLGKMDYLYDKVQLYDTIKHIMQGHGRTDYLPGIQNDLKDIEHHMLHFLENHDEQRIASPEFAGNALKGKPAMVVSTTMSSAPTMVYFGQELGEPGAENAGFGKPSRTSIFDYIGVPYLQRWVNNKKFDGGQSSAQTLELRDFYKRLLNYTINSSALMGEYGDIHAYNRENTINYTDKVFSFVRYNNDEKIIVVSNFDSNNVYTFQLQFPQEILNQLNLKDGQYKLEDQLYHNFKTDLNILNGEATCQIHLNPLESFILKIQ, from the coding sequence TGGGAATACCAATACAACCAACAAGCCTTGGGGAACCATAGAAGAAAATGGCGTTGGGAAATTTAATGACTTTACCGACAAAGCGTTACAAGAGATTAAAGATTTAGGGGTTACCTATATTTGGTACACCGGAGTTCCACATCATGCCCTAATAAGGGATTATTCACAATACGGGATTTCTCATGATGATCCAGATGTCGTTAAAGGAAGAGCTGGTTCTCCATATGCAGTAAAAGATTACTATAACGTTAATCCGGACCTTGCCGAAAATCCAGCTAACCGATTGGAGGAATTTAAGAGCTTGATTGAACGTTCACATCAAAATGGCCTTAAAGTTATTATCGATATCGTTCCAAATCACGTTGCAAGAAATTACGATGGTATCACCAATCCAAAAGGAATTGTTGATTTTGGAGCCAAGGACGATACTACTGTAACTTACAAACCGAACAATAATTTTTACTATAACCCTGGCCAGCCCTTTAATGTGCCGTATAGTAAAAATGGATATAAACCTTTAGGAGGGGAGAAGCATCCTATGGTCGACGGGAAATTTATCGAAGTTCCTGCAAAATGGACCGGTAATGGTTCTCGCTTGTCTAGACCGGATTTTAATGATTGGTACGAAACCGTAAAAATCAATTATGGAGTTTCAATAGAAGGTAAAAAGGATTTTGCCGAATTACCAAGCGATTTTAGAGTCAAGGATTATAAAGAACATTTCAATTTTTGGAAAGGAAAGAAGATTCCTGATTCTTGGATAAAATTTAAGGATATCGCGTTTTATTGGCTAGATTTTGGGGTTGATGGTTTTAGATACGATATGGCAGAAATGGTGCCTGTGGAATTTTGGAGCTACCTTAATTCTTCCATTAAGATGAAGAATCCTGAAGCATTTCTTTTAGCTGAAGTTTATAATCCAGGATTGTACCGAGATTATATAAAACTTGGCAAAATGGATTATCTGTACGACAAGGTGCAGCTGTACGATACGATTAAGCACATTATGCAAGGCCACGGAAGAACCGATTACTTGCCGGGAATCCAGAATGATTTAAAAGATATAGAGCACCATATGTTGCATTTTCTTGAGAATCATGATGAACAAAGAATCGCGAGCCCAGAGTTTGCTGGTAATGCATTAAAAGGCAAGCCTGCAATGGTGGTTTCTACTACCATGAGTAGTGCGCCCACGATGGTTTATTTTGGACAAGAACTTGGCGAACCGGGCGCAGAAAATGCCGGGTTTGGTAAACCTTCGCGAACCTCTATTTTTGATTATATCGGGGTTCCTTATTTACAGCGTTGGGTAAACAATAAAAAATTTGATGGTGGTCAGTCTTCTGCCCAAACTCTAGAACTTCGCGATTTTTACAAACGACTTTTAAATTACACCATCAATAGCAGTGCGCTAATGGGTGAGTACGGAGACATTCATGCATATAATCGAGAGAACACTATAAATTATACGGATAAAGTATTCTCTTTTGTACGTTACAATAACGATGAAAAAATTATTGTTGTTTCCAATTTTGATTCAAATAATGTTTATACCTTTCAATTGCAATTTCCGCAAGAAATCCTTAACCAACTTAATTTAAAGGACGGCCAATACAAATTGGAAGATCAATTATATCACAATTTTAAAACAGATTTAAATATTCTAAATGGTGAAGCGACATGTCAAATTCATTTAAATCCGCTAGAATCATTCATCTTAAAAATTCAATAA